In Pseudomonas saudiphocaensis, one DNA window encodes the following:
- the zapE gene encoding cell division protein ZapE produces the protein MTPLERYQADLQRPDFFHDAAQETAVRHLQRLYDDLVAAERSSSGLLGKLFGKKQQGPIKGLYFWGGVGRGKTYLVDTFFDALPFEQKTRTHFHRFMKRVHEEMRTLKGEKNPLTIIGKRFAAESRVICFDEFFVSDITDAMILATLLEELFKNGVSLVATSNIVPDGLYKDGLQRARFLPAIELLKKHTEIINVDSGIDYRLRALEQAELYHFPLGAEAEQSLEKSFRSLLPEQCRITENDVLMIENREIVARKTASGVAWFDFRELCDGPRSQNDYIELGKIFDTVLVSNIERMDVYKDDMARRFINMVDEFYDRNVKLILSAEVELKDLYAGGRLEFEFQRTLSRLLEMQSHEFLARPHKP, from the coding sequence ATGACACCTCTCGAGCGCTATCAGGCAGACCTGCAACGTCCAGATTTCTTTCACGATGCAGCCCAGGAGACAGCCGTTCGTCACCTGCAGCGTTTGTACGATGACCTGGTTGCGGCTGAGCGTTCTTCCTCCGGCCTGCTGGGCAAGCTCTTCGGCAAAAAGCAGCAGGGGCCGATCAAGGGGTTGTACTTCTGGGGCGGGGTTGGCCGTGGCAAGACCTATCTGGTAGACACGTTCTTCGACGCTTTGCCGTTTGAGCAGAAGACCCGTACCCACTTCCACCGCTTCATGAAGCGTGTGCACGAAGAAATGCGCACCCTCAAGGGCGAGAAAAACCCTTTGACCATCATCGGCAAGCGCTTTGCCGCTGAGTCCAGGGTGATCTGCTTCGACGAATTCTTCGTTTCCGACATCACCGACGCGATGATTCTGGCGACTCTGCTCGAAGAGCTGTTCAAGAATGGCGTGAGCCTGGTGGCGACCTCCAATATCGTTCCCGATGGCCTCTACAAGGACGGCCTGCAGCGAGCCCGCTTCCTGCCGGCCATTGAACTGCTGAAGAAGCATACCGAGATCATCAACGTCGACAGCGGTATCGACTATCGCCTGCGCGCCCTGGAGCAGGCTGAGCTTTATCACTTTCCACTGGGCGCCGAAGCGGAGCAGAGCCTGGAGAAGAGTTTCCGCAGCCTGCTGCCAGAGCAGTGCCGGATCACCGAAAATGATGTGCTGATGATCGAGAACCGCGAGATCGTTGCACGCAAGACCGCCAGTGGCGTTGCCTGGTTCGACTTCCGCGAGCTCTGCGACGGCCCGCGCAGCCAGAACGACTACATCGAGCTGGGCAAGATCTTCGATACGGTACTGGTCTCGAACATCGAAAGGATGGATGTCTATAAGGACGATATGGCGCGGCGTTTCATCAACATGGTGGATGAGTTTTACGACCGCAACGTCAAGCTGATCCTCTCGGCTGAGGTCGAACTCAAGGATCTCTATGCCGGCGGCCGCCTGGAGTTCGAATTCCAGCGGACCCTCAGTCGCCTGCTGGAAATGCAGTCCCACGAGTTTCTGGCGCGTCCGCACAAGCCTTAA
- a CDS encoding YhcB family protein: MEQNLATWLLPIAGLIVGIAIGYLLSRNSAPNSTQHQVDELQERLDTYQSEVVTHFNTTANLLRKLTASHQDIQNHLSEGADKLALDEQTRQRLLTALHSQESHTTRERLDSPAFTEPPKDYAPKSDDTPGTLHENFGLKKH; this comes from the coding sequence GTGGAACAGAACCTCGCGACCTGGTTGCTTCCGATTGCCGGCCTGATCGTCGGTATCGCTATTGGTTACCTGCTCTCGCGCAATAGCGCGCCTAACAGCACACAGCACCAGGTGGATGAGCTGCAGGAGCGGCTGGATACCTATCAGAGCGAAGTGGTAACTCACTTCAACACCACCGCCAATCTGCTGCGCAAGCTTACGGCCAGCCATCAGGACATTCAGAACCACCTGTCCGAGGGCGCCGACAAGCTCGCACTCGACGAGCAGACCCGCCAGCGCCTGTTGACTGCGCTGCACAGCCAGGAAAGCCACACCACGCGTGAGCGCCTGGATTCACCGGCATTCACCGAGCCGCCGAAAGATTACGCACCGAAGAGCGACGACACTCCGGGCACGCTGCACGAGAACTTCGGCCTGAAGAAACACTGA
- a CDS encoding tryptophan--tRNA ligase, with product MKTRILTGITTTGTPHLGNYAGAIRPAIAASRAADADSYYFLADYHALIKCDEPLRIQQSRLEIAATWLACGLDAERVTFYRQSDIPEIPELTWLLTCVAGKGLLNRAHAYKASVDKNLENGEDPDAGVTMGLFSYPVLMAADILMFNAHKVPVGRDQIQHVEMARDIGQRFNHLFGQGRELFTLPEAVIEESVATLPGLDGRKMSKSYDNTIPLFSSAKELKSTIARIVTDSKLPGEPKDPDDSHLFTIYQAFANPAQLAEFRAELVDGLAWGEAKQRLFQLLDGELSEARERYHALMARPGDLEDILQAGALKARKVATPFLGELREAVGLRNFRSEVKTAGPAKKKGGKVARFASFREADGSFRFRFFAADGEELLLSRPFSDPKAIGMLSQRLIAQGIDALELRADVNDQFTLWLDGECVADSPRYAGEAELEAAMLRLRQAMATLVG from the coding sequence ATGAAAACCCGCATTCTTACCGGTATCACTACCACCGGCACGCCGCATCTGGGCAACTACGCTGGCGCCATCCGCCCGGCGATTGCCGCCAGCCGTGCTGCCGATGCCGACTCCTACTATTTCCTCGCCGACTACCATGCGCTGATCAAGTGCGACGAGCCATTGCGCATTCAGCAGTCGCGCCTGGAAATCGCTGCCACCTGGCTGGCTTGTGGCCTGGATGCCGAACGGGTGACTTTCTATCGTCAGTCCGACATTCCGGAGATCCCGGAACTGACCTGGCTGCTGACCTGCGTTGCCGGCAAGGGTTTGCTCAACCGCGCGCATGCCTACAAGGCTTCGGTGGACAAGAACCTGGAAAATGGCGAAGACCCGGATGCGGGCGTCACCATGGGGCTTTTCAGTTACCCGGTACTGATGGCCGCCGACATCCTCATGTTCAACGCGCACAAGGTGCCGGTAGGGCGCGACCAGATCCAGCATGTGGAGATGGCGCGTGATATCGGCCAGCGGTTCAACCATCTGTTCGGCCAGGGACGTGAGCTGTTCACGCTGCCGGAGGCGGTAATCGAAGAAAGCGTGGCGACCCTGCCAGGGCTCGATGGGCGCAAGATGTCCAAGAGCTACGACAATACCATTCCGCTGTTCTCCAGCGCCAAGGAGTTGAAAAGCACCATCGCCCGCATCGTTACCGACTCGAAGTTGCCCGGCGAGCCGAAGGATCCCGACGACTCCCACCTGTTCACGATCTATCAGGCTTTCGCCAATCCGGCGCAGCTGGCCGAGTTCCGGGCTGAGCTGGTGGACGGGCTGGCGTGGGGCGAGGCCAAGCAGCGGCTGTTCCAGCTGCTTGATGGCGAGTTGAGCGAAGCCCGCGAGCGCTATCACGCATTGATGGCGCGCCCAGGTGATCTGGAAGATATCCTCCAGGCTGGCGCGCTCAAGGCGCGCAAGGTGGCAACGCCCTTCCTGGGTGAGCTGCGCGAAGCGGTAGGGCTGCGCAACTTCCGCAGTGAAGTGAAAACTGCCGGCCCGGCCAAGAAGAAAGGCGGAAAGGTTGCCCGTTTCGCCAGTTTCAGGGAAGCCGATGGTAGTTTCCGTTTCCGCTTCTTCGCCGCCGATGGTGAGGAGCTGTTGCTGTCGCGTCCTTTCAGCGATCCCAAGGCCATTGGCATGCTTAGCCAGCGCCTGATTGCCCAGGGGATCGATGCTCTGGAACTGCGAGCCGATGTGAACGATCAATTCACGTTGTGGCTCGATGGTGAGTGTGTTGCCGATAGTCCGCGCTATGCCGGCGAGGCAGAGCTGGAGGCCGCCATGCTGCGTTTGCGCCAGGCCATGGCGACGCTTGTCGGATAG
- the nfi gene encoding deoxyribonuclease V (cleaves DNA at apurinic or apyrimidinic sites) encodes MTTATTLDAGEAFSGWDGSTTAARKMQQELAEKVVLIDDFEPLRLIAGVDVGFEEGGAVTRAAVVLLDAQTLAPVAQTLARVPTRMPYIPGLLSFRELPAVLQALEALGQVPDLIFSDGHGIAHPRGLGIAAHLGVFTGLPTIGVAKKILTGQHQPLGEQRGDQVDLLDRSGKQIGTVLRSREKVRPLIISPGNRVSLETAPQLVMRYVTRYRLPEPTRLADRLASRRDEKRVGIQPDLDLQ; translated from the coding sequence ATGACGACCGCAACAACCCTAGACGCCGGTGAGGCGTTTTCCGGCTGGGATGGCAGTACCACCGCGGCGCGCAAGATGCAGCAGGAACTGGCGGAAAAGGTAGTGCTGATCGATGACTTCGAACCACTGCGGCTGATAGCCGGCGTCGATGTCGGTTTCGAAGAAGGTGGTGCGGTGACCCGCGCGGCTGTCGTGCTGCTCGACGCACAGACCCTGGCTCCGGTAGCACAGACACTGGCGCGGGTTCCCACCAGGATGCCCTACATTCCCGGCCTGTTGTCGTTTCGCGAATTGCCGGCGGTGCTGCAGGCGCTCGAAGCGCTCGGGCAGGTGCCGGACCTGATCTTCTCCGATGGCCATGGCATTGCCCACCCGCGTGGCCTGGGTATCGCGGCCCACCTTGGTGTTTTCACCGGCCTGCCGACCATTGGCGTCGCCAAGAAGATACTTACTGGCCAGCATCAGCCTCTTGGGGAGCAGCGCGGCGATCAAGTCGATCTCTTGGACAGGAGCGGCAAGCAGATCGGCACCGTATTGCGTAGCCGGGAAAAAGTACGACCCCTGATCATTTCTCCAGGCAACCGGGTCAGCCTGGAGACTGCGCCGCAGCTGGTGATGCGTTATGTCACCCGCTACCGCCTGCCGGAGCCGACCCGGCTGGCTGATCGTCTGGCCTCGCGCCGAGATGAAAAGCGTGTCGGCATCCAGCCCGACCTGGACCTGCAATGA
- the nadC gene encoding carboxylating nicotinate-nucleotide diphosphorylase: MTNLTLADLGAEIETNVRKALAEDVGAGDITAQLIPAERLAHAKVITREAAVICGTAWVDAVFRQLDPRVAVHWQVADGERVAADRVLFQLEGPSRALLSGERAALNFLQTLSGVATRSRHYADLVEGTGVRLLDTRKTIPGLRLAQKYAVTCGGCHNHRIGLYDAFLIKENHIAACGGIAEAVTAARRIAPGKPVEVEVESLDELEQALAAGVDIVMLDELSLEDMRTAVGIAAGRAKLEASGGIDDESLRRVAETGVDYISIGALTKHVRAIDLSMRLQQ; the protein is encoded by the coding sequence TCTCACTCTTGCCGACTTGGGCGCTGAAATTGAAACCAATGTGCGCAAGGCCCTGGCCGAAGACGTCGGTGCCGGAGATATCACTGCCCAGTTGATTCCGGCCGAGCGTCTTGCCCATGCGAAGGTAATTACCAGGGAAGCCGCAGTGATTTGCGGGACGGCCTGGGTAGATGCTGTGTTTCGCCAGTTGGACCCTAGAGTGGCGGTACATTGGCAGGTGGCTGATGGCGAACGAGTAGCGGCAGATCGCGTGCTGTTTCAGCTGGAGGGGCCGTCGCGTGCCCTGCTCAGCGGTGAGCGGGCCGCGCTTAATTTTCTGCAGACGCTATCGGGAGTGGCAACCCGGAGTCGGCACTATGCCGATCTTGTCGAGGGCACGGGAGTGCGGCTGCTCGACACTCGAAAAACCATTCCCGGCCTGCGTCTGGCACAAAAATATGCCGTGACCTGCGGGGGCTGCCACAACCATCGGATCGGGCTTTACGATGCCTTCCTGATCAAGGAAAACCACATTGCGGCCTGTGGTGGAATTGCCGAGGCCGTGACAGCGGCGCGGCGCATTGCGCCTGGCAAGCCAGTGGAGGTCGAGGTTGAGAGCCTGGACGAGCTGGAGCAAGCGCTGGCGGCTGGCGTCGATATCGTCATGCTCGACGAGCTGAGTCTGGAGGATATGCGTACCGCTGTGGGGATTGCAGCGGGGCGGGCAAAGCTGGAAGCCTCAGGCGGGATCGATGACGAAAGTCTGCGCAGGGTGGCGGAAACCGGTGTGGACTACATTTCGATCGGCGCCCTGACCAAGCATGTCAGGGCGATTGATCTGTCGATGCGCTTGCAGCAGTGA
- a CDS encoding GlxA family transcriptional regulator produces the protein MLKPSASKRISILATDGVFASTLMQAKDFFHMASLRYGKQLGLGLTPALETWLVSPDGNPVTTFNGSRIEVEGSLGETDAVILPAFWGDFDQFCQQYPQVEPWLQERHAAGTAICGEASGVFWMAAAGLLDEREATTHWRFAKEFSERFPRVLLTLEKHLTDSDNLYCAGGTTSSCDLYMHLVEGFCGASVAQGMARDILFEVQRNYSPGRIGFGGQKLHLDTRVLQIQEWLEEHFAEKFRFEDVAREHGMSIRNFMRRFQAATGDKPLHYLQRLRIETAKSLLSTTRKSIKTISYEVGYDDASFFARLFRHHTELSPNQYRQQYRHKSG, from the coding sequence ATGCTCAAGCCATCCGCATCCAAGCGCATCAGCATCCTCGCCACCGATGGCGTCTTCGCCTCCACCCTGATGCAGGCCAAGGACTTCTTCCACATGGCTAGCCTGCGTTACGGCAAACAGCTTGGCCTGGGCCTGACGCCCGCGTTGGAAACCTGGCTGGTCAGTCCTGACGGCAATCCGGTCACGACATTCAACGGCTCACGCATTGAGGTCGAAGGTTCGCTTGGGGAAACTGACGCGGTGATTCTGCCGGCCTTCTGGGGCGATTTCGACCAGTTCTGCCAACAGTACCCACAGGTCGAACCCTGGCTGCAGGAACGCCACGCAGCCGGCACTGCCATCTGCGGCGAAGCCAGTGGGGTATTCTGGATGGCTGCTGCAGGCCTGCTCGATGAACGTGAAGCCACAACCCACTGGCGCTTCGCCAAGGAGTTCTCCGAGCGCTTTCCCCGCGTGCTGCTTACGCTGGAAAAACACCTGACCGACAGCGACAACCTCTACTGCGCCGGCGGCACCACGTCCTCCTGCGACCTTTACATGCATCTGGTCGAAGGCTTCTGCGGCGCCAGCGTTGCTCAGGGCATGGCGCGTGACATCCTCTTCGAAGTACAGCGTAACTACAGCCCGGGCCGGATCGGCTTCGGCGGGCAGAAGCTGCACCTGGATACCCGCGTACTGCAGATACAGGAATGGCTGGAGGAGCACTTCGCGGAGAAATTCCGCTTTGAGGACGTGGCCCGCGAGCATGGCATGAGCATTCGCAACTTCATGCGCCGTTTCCAGGCTGCCACCGGCGACAAGCCGCTGCACTATCTGCAGCGGCTGCGTATCGAAACGGCCAAGAGCCTGCTTTCGACCACACGCAAGAGCATCAAGACCATCAGCTATGAAGTCGGCTACGACGACGCCAGCTTCTTCGCCCGCCTGTTTCGCCACCACACCGAACTCTCACCGAATCAGTATCGGCAGCAGTACAGGCACAAAAGCGGCTGA
- a CDS encoding alpha/beta hydrolase translates to MLKREIPISIEGPAGVLEGLHYDQPDARGVALICHPNPVKGGTMLNKVVSTLQRTARDAGYITLRFNYRGVGGSGGSHDMNTGEVDDAEAALRWLQEQHPGLPLTLLGFSFGGFVAAALASRLEQRNESLQRLFMVAPAVSRLDGMPMAERCSLSIIQPDADEVIDPASVYAFSDALERPHELLKVAECGHFFHGRLVELKELVAPRLS, encoded by the coding sequence TTGTTGAAACGCGAAATCCCCATCTCCATCGAAGGGCCGGCCGGCGTGCTGGAAGGCCTGCACTACGACCAGCCCGATGCCCGCGGAGTGGCGCTGATCTGCCATCCCAACCCGGTCAAGGGCGGCACCATGTTGAACAAGGTGGTCTCCACCCTGCAGCGCACCGCGCGCGATGCCGGCTACATTACCTTGCGCTTCAACTATCGCGGAGTGGGTGGCAGCGGCGGCAGCCACGATATGAACACCGGCGAGGTCGATGACGCCGAAGCGGCCCTGCGCTGGCTACAGGAGCAGCATCCGGGGCTACCGCTGACGCTGCTGGGTTTTTCCTTTGGCGGCTTTGTGGCTGCGGCGCTGGCGAGCCGGCTGGAGCAGCGCAACGAAAGCCTGCAGCGGCTGTTCATGGTGGCGCCGGCGGTTTCTCGGCTCGATGGTATGCCAATGGCTGAGCGTTGCAGCCTGAGCATTATTCAGCCCGACGCTGACGAAGTGATTGATCCTGCTTCGGTATACGCCTTCTCCGACGCGCTCGAGCGTCCCCACGAGTTGTTGAAAGTGGCAGAATGCGGCCACTTTTTCCACGGCAGGCTGGTGGAGCTGAAAGAGCTGGTTGCACCCCGCTTGAGCTAA
- a CDS encoding methyl-accepting chemotaxis protein: MNEMSATAQAVASSASSAVDSAHDVNQQTVGGRELVEAQVQGIERLATEIDQSVEVINRLAGDSKTISQVLDVIKGVAEQTNLLALNAAIEAARAGEQGRGFAVVADEVRNLARRTQQSTEEIEQMISRLQGGVGAAVKSMGASHAMADATVQQSAQVRQALENILGAVGVIVDQNQQIAAAAEQQTAVAQDIDRNIVAINEAGQRTAEGAGQTAQASQELSALVGRLQQLIAAFKV, from the coding sequence ATGAACGAAATGTCGGCTACTGCCCAGGCAGTGGCCAGCAGCGCCTCATCGGCAGTGGACAGCGCCCATGACGTCAACCAGCAGACCGTTGGCGGGCGCGAACTGGTTGAGGCCCAGGTGCAGGGAATCGAGCGTCTGGCTACGGAGATCGACCAATCGGTAGAGGTGATCAATCGGCTGGCCGGCGACAGCAAGACCATCAGTCAGGTGCTGGATGTGATCAAGGGGGTCGCCGAACAGACCAACCTGCTGGCACTCAATGCGGCCATCGAGGCTGCGCGTGCCGGCGAGCAGGGGCGCGGGTTTGCCGTCGTCGCCGACGAAGTGCGCAATCTGGCACGTCGTACGCAGCAGTCCACCGAAGAAATCGAGCAAATGATCAGCCGCTTGCAAGGCGGTGTTGGTGCCGCGGTGAAGAGCATGGGCGCCAGCCATGCAATGGCTGACGCCACGGTCCAGCAGTCGGCACAGGTCCGTCAGGCACTGGAGAATATTCTCGGTGCAGTAGGTGTGATCGTCGATCAGAACCAGCAGATCGCAGCTGCTGCGGAGCAACAGACGGCGGTAGCCCAGGATATCGATCGCAATATCGTTGCCATCAACGAAGCGGGGCAGCGGACAGCTGAGGGCGCCGGACAGACGGCCCAGGCCAGCCAGGAATTAAGCGCACTGGTGGGGCGGCTGCAGCAATTGATTGCGGCGTTCAAGGTTTGA
- the ampE gene encoding regulatory signaling modulator protein AmpE, with protein sequence MTFLVLLLVLLIEKLTDWRRDVQQDEPWLRLLRSVEGSARLAAMPWLSLLLVVLLPVLLLGLLLAALEPLAYGWLSLPLHLLVLLYSLGRGHAKRDLGPFRDAWRRDDQEAAVLVAERDLQLTATDAPGLLRAVEGWLLWCRYQGFFAVIFWYLLLGPMAALAYRLLVLTLEHARTDAMRERAGQLLHAFDWPAVRVLLFSFGLVGNFVAVNRSLLQELLNWDIPARQLLSSVGPAAADLGEAVEGEAGLARLDSLAALLTRTRMFWYALIALWTIFG encoded by the coding sequence ATGACTTTTCTCGTTCTATTGCTGGTACTGCTGATCGAAAAGCTCACCGACTGGCGACGGGATGTGCAGCAGGATGAACCCTGGTTGCGCCTGTTGCGCAGCGTCGAGGGGAGTGCCAGGTTGGCAGCGATGCCCTGGCTAAGCCTGTTGCTGGTGGTGTTATTGCCGGTGCTGCTGCTTGGGTTGCTGCTGGCGGCACTGGAGCCGCTGGCCTATGGCTGGCTTAGCCTGCCGCTGCATCTGCTGGTGTTGCTCTACAGCCTGGGGCGCGGCCATGCCAAGCGCGATCTGGGCCCTTTCCGGGACGCCTGGCGGCGCGACGATCAGGAGGCGGCGGTGTTGGTCGCTGAGCGTGACCTCCAGCTTACCGCCACAGATGCGCCAGGCTTGCTGCGTGCTGTTGAAGGGTGGCTGCTCTGGTGCAGGTATCAGGGCTTCTTCGCGGTGATTTTCTGGTATCTGTTGCTGGGCCCGATGGCTGCGCTGGCTTATAGACTGCTGGTGCTGACCCTGGAGCATGCGCGCACGGATGCCATGCGCGAGCGCGCCGGCCAGCTTCTGCATGCCTTTGACTGGCCGGCGGTGCGCGTGCTGCTGTTCAGCTTCGGCCTGGTCGGTAACTTCGTCGCCGTCAATCGCTCCTTGCTGCAGGAATTGCTGAACTGGGATATTCCGGCCCGGCAACTATTGAGCAGCGTCGGCCCTGCGGCGGCTGACCTGGGCGAAGCCGTAGAAGGGGAGGCGGGACTCGCTCGGCTCGATAGTCTTGCGGCCTTGCTGACACGTACGCGGATGTTCTGGTACGCGCTGATAGCGCTCTGGACCATATTCGGCTAG
- the ampD gene encoding 1,6-anhydro-N-acetylmuramyl-L-alanine amidase AmpD, which translates to MQLDHATGWCRGIRHCPSPNFNQRPDGEISLLVIHNISLPPGCFGTGKVQQFFQNCLPADEHPFFEEISTLQVSAHFLIERDGAVTQFVSCLDRAWHAGVSSFAGREGCNDFSLGIELEGTDDEPFSEAQYESLIQLCSLLQQAYPAITPERICGHSDIAPGRKTDPGPNFDWSRLRAAAIIT; encoded by the coding sequence ATGCAGCTGGATCACGCGACAGGCTGGTGCCGAGGCATTCGCCATTGCCCATCGCCCAACTTCAATCAGCGCCCGGATGGTGAAATTTCGCTGCTGGTTATCCATAACATCAGCTTGCCGCCGGGGTGCTTCGGTACGGGCAAGGTGCAGCAGTTCTTTCAGAACTGCCTGCCAGCAGACGAGCATCCTTTTTTCGAAGAAATTTCCACGCTGCAGGTGTCTGCGCATTTTCTGATCGAACGCGATGGTGCCGTCACGCAGTTCGTCTCCTGTCTTGATCGAGCCTGGCACGCAGGCGTTTCGAGCTTCGCCGGTCGTGAAGGCTGCAATGACTTCTCCCTCGGCATTGAGCTGGAAGGAACCGATGATGAGCCTTTCAGCGAGGCCCAGTACGAGAGCCTGATTCAGCTCTGTAGCCTGCTGCAGCAGGCCTATCCGGCCATCACGCCAGAGCGGATCTGCGGTCACAGCGATATCGCGCCGGGTCGCAAGACCGATCCGGGCCCGAATTTCGACTGGTCTCGCCTGCGTGCGGCTGCGATCATCACGTGA
- a CDS encoding TatD family hydrolase: MQLIDTHTHLDFEDFDDDRDSVLQRCAAAGVERIVVLGVCRGNWDRVWQLAQDQPAVHAALGLHPVFLQEHRNEHLEQLKDWLLRLRGAEKLCAIGEIGLDYYIEEPDKERQQAVLEAQLALADEFELPVLLHVRRAHAPMIATLKHYKLKRTGIVHAFSGSFEEAREYIRLGYKLGLGGAGTWPQAQRMHRVLQQLPLDSIVLETDAPDITPHSHAGQRNSPEFLPDICRELAKIRGISTEELAAVSYRNTCGLFGWG, encoded by the coding sequence ATGCAGCTGATCGACACCCATACCCACCTCGATTTCGAGGATTTCGATGACGACCGCGACAGCGTACTGCAGCGCTGTGCAGCCGCCGGTGTGGAGCGCATCGTCGTGCTCGGCGTGTGCCGGGGGAACTGGGACCGGGTCTGGCAATTGGCCCAGGACCAGCCGGCTGTCCATGCCGCCCTCGGTCTGCATCCGGTGTTCCTGCAAGAACATAGAAACGAGCATCTGGAGCAGTTGAAAGACTGGCTGCTGCGCTTGCGTGGCGCGGAAAAACTCTGCGCCATCGGCGAAATTGGTTTGGACTACTACATCGAGGAGCCCGATAAGGAACGTCAACAGGCCGTGCTCGAGGCCCAACTGGCGCTGGCCGATGAGTTCGAGCTGCCGGTGCTGCTGCATGTGCGACGTGCCCATGCGCCGATGATCGCCACCCTGAAACACTACAAGCTCAAACGCACCGGCATCGTTCATGCCTTCAGCGGCAGCTTCGAAGAAGCGCGGGAATACATCAGGCTCGGCTACAAGCTCGGCCTCGGCGGCGCCGGAACCTGGCCCCAGGCGCAGCGCATGCATCGCGTCCTGCAACAGCTACCGCTGGACAGCATCGTGCTGGAGACCGACGCTCCTGACATAACGCCGCATAGCCATGCCGGCCAGCGCAACAGTCCTGAGTTTCTGCCCGACATCTGCCGCGAGCTGGCTAAAATTCGCGGTATCAGCACCGAAGAGCTGGCTGCGGTCAGCTATCGTAATACCTGCGGGCTGTTTGGTTGGGGATAG